The Gadus chalcogrammus isolate NIFS_2021 chromosome 14, NIFS_Gcha_1.0, whole genome shotgun sequence sequence ccaccccccccattgTTTGCTGCTGGTTAGACACTGCTGCCAGACAATACATCTAAAGGTATTTCAAACGTGTTAAATACTCCTAATATAACATGAAGAGGATGGCGTATtatgtttattgttttaatgtGGTGACTTTTTCTGACCTTGATGGAAATGAGAGCCCTCCTGTAGTTGGGAAACGTAAGAATAGTATCTCAGCACATTAAACCCAAAATCAAGGGCATGACACACATGACCAGGGTGCCCACCcagtgtatacacacacatgggcccCGACCCAGACACACATGTGTGGTGTTTCACACGGGCTGCAAGGATTCTCAGAAACAATCTAAAAGTCTATTTTTGGAGGCTCTCCCAGATGTCCACATCACACATGTGACCATATAAAACACAGTCCAGTGGCTCAGAACTCACAAACCGTGTTTCTGAACTCAAGGTAAGGCCTACTCCCTGCTCTGCTCTACAGTCGGAGAACACTTGTCCATACTGGTATCTTAAGGCCGTAacagaaatgtgttttgtttttactgAGAGAGGGCAAATGATATTGCTTTGCGCTGCTGCACAGCATGACTTCAGTACCAGCATGAGTCTGccaaccgtctctctctctctctttctccctctctccctctctctccctatctctctctccaccagaaACCTGTTGCTATGATGGTGAAGATGTTTTTGGCTGTGTTTGCTCTGCTGCTGGCATCAGCTGCTCTGGTCCAGGGGCAGACTGAGGTAGGGCACCCAGTCTTCATGTGTATTGAAGGAAGGTTGGCGTGTTTACGCTGAAACAAACACtacagagacaacacagacacaaataaagagtaatggattgatggatggatttatatagcgcttttctagacactcaaagacgctttacagtgaaggggggacctcactaaccaaccaccaccagtgtgtaccacccacttgggtgatgcacggcagccaatctgcgtcagaacgctcaccacacaccagcttcaggtggagagtgagggacttaatgagtcagccaattatacaggaggatgattaggggaccagattgaatgagcctggttgggccaagAAGAGTAGAGGAGTAACTGCTATGTTGTTCATTTAATGAATGTTTTCATGCTCTTTCTTTTCATATCTCTCGTGGATACGTCCAGGAAGGTAAGGAAGACCCTTGGTTTACCAGCTCCCTCAAACAGACCTCAGTGTGTTCCAGTGATTTCATCTAGCATGAGAGTAGAATCAAAGTATTCGATGACATTATGACGTTATTTGTGGTTATGAGGCCCACTTTAGTAGGAGTTAAGGTCCTCAGATTCTGTCGTAAATACATAggccatataaataaataagtaaatacatcagccatataaataaataagtaaataaataagccTTATTCTTGTAATACGTTGAGGAAAATGACCAAACAATAAACCCACACATTTGACATATGTAGTGAATTGAGTCTTTAGACGACATTGAGATCCTGATGTGGTTCACGTCCCCGGGTTGAGACCCCATGTGCTGTGTTTGCTTTGCGCAGAGGGGGTCCGCCGCGAGAAAGTCCCTTCCCTTGGGATGTCCGTGGGAGAGCTTCTGGAGAAAGCCAACCGAGGCCGCAGTAAGATGAAAGAGAAGCCCTCACTGAGCCCGGCTGGTTGGTTGAGGCAGCCTCACCtgcccgagtcagactgattggatgTTGGGGCTGCACACTTGTTGACCAATGAGAAATCAATACGCAACAGGTTAAACcggccatcaccacacacactcagggagagacctcctgcatggcagcatgGGGCACCAGGTCATGGATCGTTGCAAACTTTGACAATAAACCGGGTTCCCAACACCCCCACCTCTGgtctggggtgggggtgagCCCAGCCCTCCAGGGGGTGTGCAGAATCTGTCCTTCTTAAATTAATCTTTCTAACATTGACATAATACATTATCGGCCATGACTTCAACATGCAACCAAAATCCCACTGCTCCATGAGTGGCGTTGCAGCCCCCCGAGCACCCCAGTATCCTGAGAGGTACCTAACCCCCGTCGTCTGCGGACCCCCACAGCTCTCCGCCCTAATGGgcctgtggtggtggagggagacaTCGCCATCAAGACTGTGTCCGGGAGGAACGCCGACCCCTGCACCGCTCAGGGCTGCCTGTGGAAGAAGTGGACAGACGGCCTCGTCTACATCCCCTACTACATCGCCAACCAGTACTGTGAGTGGCTGCCGCTTCTGGGATCCACTGGGATCCTTTCAGATCATCTCAGATCCTTCTGGGATCCTTTTCCTTAATCTCTCCTTGGATGTTATTTCATGCTGCTCTCTGATGCACAATAAACTTGTTGTCTGACCTCATTCCTGGTCGTTACAATAGCAAAGAaagattgtgtttgtttatcatACAGAATTGTCAGAGGGAAAGTAAGAGTattcatcgtcatccgcttatccggggtcgggtcgcaggGGGAGCacctcaagcagggggccccagacttccctttcccgggccacattgaccagctctgacggggggatcccgaggcgttcccaggccagtgttgagatataatctctccacctagtcctgggtcttccccgaggtctcctccccactggacgtgcctgaaacacctcccaagggaggcgcccagtgggcatccttgctaGATGCCCAAATATCAATGTAGAAATACCAAATATCAATGTAGAAATCTTAAATAGGATAAAAAATGGGCTGAGCCCATTCAAGCCTTTATCTGCCTCAGAACTCGGTTCAAGACTTTTTGCAGAAACTGGTCCAAGACGTTCTGCAGTACAGGATCTCTCATAACGTTCCTCCTGGACTGATGAGGTTCTGCTCCCCCTGTGTGTGCGCCAGCGCCCCGGGAGAAGGCTATCATAATCCGGGGCCTGGAGTCCTTCTCCGCCGTGTCCTGCATACGCTTCCGGCCCACCATCCAGAACGACGTGGAGTGGCTCAACATCGAGTCTGAGAGCGGGTGAGAGACCAGTCGAACACAAACACTTCGCTCAGTAAACCACCTTCAACCGATTGGAACAATTCCTCTGTTAGAGGAGCCACACATAAACATGATGTCATCTTAGTGATGGACGCCTACAGAGGAGATCCTAGCAGCTAGTTCACTATTTGAGAGCAGACACTTAAAAACATCTGTTAGCAGGATTGAAAATGGAAAGGCCAGCGGAAACCCACCTTGTGACCTCTGACACTGTGACCTCTAACCCCTTGCCCCCTGTGTGTTCCTTTTAGCTGCTACTCTTGGGTGGGTCGTCAGGGGGGTAAGCAGGTGGTGTCCCTGGCCCGGCAGGGCTGCCTCTACCACGGGACGGTCCAGCACGAGCTGCTGCATGTCCTGGGCTTTAACCACGAGCAGACGCGCTCCGACCGCGACAAGTACATCAGGGTGGCCTGGGAGAACATCATCGATGGTGAGGACCCAGTGTGtcacgctctcctcctcctcctagtgtcccttcacactctcctcctcttcctccttctcctctacctcctaGTGTCCCGTCAcgctctcctcttcatcctcctcggTTCTGTAGGGATGTTTTACTGCGTCTGTTTCCTTGAGTTTTGAATCTGCCCTCTCCTCCTTAGATCAGAAATACAACTTTAACAAGCTCAACACGCTGAACCAGGGCACGCCGTACGACTACAGCTCTGTGATGCAGTACGAGAGGTCAGCCTGCCTCCGGCGCCACGGCGCGATTCGCATCAAGTACCGTTTATTAACCAGACGGTGATtaacaaccaaaacaaaccattcgactcctccttctcccgccGTGCAGGTACGCCTTCTCCAAGAACAACCAGCCCACCATGATCCCCATCCCCAACCCCAACGTGGCCTTCGGCGGGTCCCAGGAGATGAGCAAGAACGACATCATCAGGATCAACAACCTCTACAAGTGCTGTGAGTCCCCCTGTCACTCAAGTATCAGAGCAGTGCAGGCACCCAACAGGGAGTAACTCAGGAAGGTAGAGCAGTTTGACTTGTTAccaccagaaggttgctagtttgatccccacgCACGTAGTGTCGAggggtccctgagcaagacgcctcaccctgactgctcctgacgagcttgCTGTCTCCTtccatggctgacaccgccgtcgatgtgtgaatgtgtgtttggccataaatgtaaaatgtaaatgtacgcATGAGCAAAGGAACACTCAACATCGAGCTTCAAAGATGCTTTTTTATCAAAGTTGAAAAAGCACCGCCATCAGGCGTCCATTCAGAGGTCCCTCTTCATGTCTCCACAGGAAGGCTGTGGACATGAACTGCAGCTGAGAGCAGATCCACTCAACGTTGAGATCAAGTTGTAGGAACAATAAAGATTCTTTTTCTCAGACGTGTTCATTTATTTCACAGTAGAGGTCACATGCTCCCTGCTGGGTTCACTAGCAGGGCACGACATCAGGGGCAAATGGATCGTGTCGTTTTGTGATTGAGGGAATATTACAAATATTACTGATATTTAAATGTAGGCTAatgcaacaaaacaaaactaaaatgtTAATTGCTATTATAACGACTAGTACTTAGCAAATTTCAACTGATTTTACTCATAATACAAAAAGCCTTGCCAGGTTTTAGACAACTTGTTTTTGTGTCTATGCTGATTTCAGACATTCACTAAAAAATATGACCGTGGTTCAAGCAATTCATAACATTCCAACCATAAGgaatattatgtgtgtgtgtgtgtgtgtgtgtgtgtgtgtgtgtgtgtgtgtgtgtgtgtgtgtgtgtgtgtgtgtgtgtgtgtgtgtgtgtgtgtgtgtgtgtgtgtatttatgtatgtatttatgtctgtctgtctgtgtgtgtggtcctacAGAATAAAAGCCTCCTGTATGTTTTGCCAAGAGCTCAACTTTTACTTACACTTTTGTTTTCAACAGATTCATGTCGTAGTTAATTGTCTTAAGTGATTCTAGTATATATGGAATTATTATCctattttatacatttaaatCTAAGTGATAAAGGAGATGTTCGAATAGATAGAGATCCTTCATGAGGGAACCTTTAAAGCAGACGTTTATTGCATCATTTACCGTCTGCCCTCCTCCAAACCAGTCAGTCGCTCCACCATCACATctccaaaaataaaacacagtttGCTTTCACTGCATAAACGATCTTTTGGACGTTGCTCCATCACTGCTCACTAGCCTCCCGTagcctctcctccaccttctctgcGGTGAGGTTCATCTCACATGCTCTGAGGGCGACCAGGAGGTGCTCCGCCTTGGCCTCCCCCCGCCGGGTGCTCCTCCACtcccggaccacctccatcgCCAGCTCCTCCAGGTCCATCTGCTGGCCCCTCCGCTCAATGCTCTTGATCTTCACCTCCGATAGGCCCAGCTTGCGGGCCAGTTTGCGCCAGTTTCTCCCTAGATGGTCAGCGATCACCTCCGCGGCCAAATTAATGTTCACTGCAGGAAGGTGAGATAAAGCGTTGCGATgaatgtaaaaaacaaaaacaacaactgtttGATGCACCAGGACTGAAACATGGAGGAGCTCACCGGGTTCGTGAGGAGCCTGTAGAAGATGAACGACATTTACAATTCGACaatcaaaatgtattaaataggATAATAACCCCATATAAACTAGAATTACTTAAGATAATTAACCAAGACATGAATCTGTTGAAAACAAAAGTGAAGTAAAAGTTGAGCTCTTTACAAAACCTACAGGAGGCTTTGATTCTGTAGGAgtaggaccacacacacacacacacacacacacacacgcacacacgcacacacagggtgtAGCATACCTCCTTCTGCGTCCCTAGGGTCATTCGGACCCGCAGTAGGACCAAGGTTCCCAGTAGTGAACAGGTCCGACAGGTCGCTTCGACCGACTTGAGTCAGGAGATCACTCAGGAACACCGCGTCGTCGTGTTGGATTTTCTTCCGTTCGATAAGGACCTCAAATAGTTCGTATCCTTGGGTAATCTTCTCAAGACGGGCCTTCCCGATGAACCCGCAGAGGAAAGTCAAATCCTTCAGCTGAGACTCGGTGAGCTGGTTAGACACCTGTAAGAGTTTTTGTTTGAAAGGGTCCCCCGACATCTCGACTCTTCAGCCGGAAGTTGTTAATCTGAACTTTCTGTTTATTTCCTCAACTGTAGGTGTCGCTGTTCACtccttatttttttgtttaaattaaactAATAAAACAAGCTTGTTTTTAgctttctttctatctctttcttATTGCTCCGATCGCCATACGGGAAACTGCATGTACTGGTCACTTAACTCATCCACCGCAAGTCCGCAACACTCAGCTCCAGTGCCGGTGTCACACCGTGTTCTGTGACCCCCGTGGAGTGGGCCCCGAGGGGGCGTTGGTGCACATTCTCTGCAACATGCACGCGCTTAAAGCGCGGGCACGAGGCCGAGCAACCGCTCACGTCCCGATCAAGCCCCCATTTACAGTGCATTGATCCTATAATGTCTCGTCGTTGCGACttgtaggacatggacatccaacgtccaagtgctgtcacgtgaTATACTGTTATCTTCCACAGCATGACATAACACATCTCAGGACGTGGTAGTGCTCCACTTTGTTGGAGAATCTCCATACTGAAGGGTAtagttcttctgaagcagatgtGCTGTGAATTCCAATATTAACACAACCTTAACAATGACCTGCaaaaactatttgtgtgtgtgtgtgtgtgtgtgtatgtgtgtgtgtgtgtgtgtgtgtgtgtgtgtgtgtgtgtgtgtgtgtgtgtgtgtgtgtgtgtgtgtgtgtgtgtttgtgtgtgtgcagtcattgCAGACGGTTTGCTCATTTTACGGAGGAGGGCAGAGATGGCAAGAGGAACTCTACCACCTATCTTCAGTATCCCGAGGAAGCGCAAAGGGTCCGAAATTAAGGAGACATAATAGGCCtatttgtcttttctttatttctttatttttttatcggtttgtttgaagagaagagcagaaaataaaattgataataatggataccaattccaagAAACATGTTATTTGAATCGAAACGAAATCATATATTACAGGTTATTAAGAACACAATATACaccgtaagaaaataaaatgcagacttcacatttaagaaagactactggGGGAAGTTAATTTCAAAATCGACTTAAGTTGAGCctctttttttcacatgtgaattgggattCTCACTGTTGGCCCAACCTCATTGAAATCAATACAAGAACGCATTGGAGCGCTTGTTGTTGGGGATAAAATCATCAAAATCctataaacatttgttttgtactCCAGGGTGACAACGAAGTGCAAATCAATGCCATTTCCCTCTTTATTTTATCAGTTTCATTCTGGAGAAACTGTGTGTCCAAGAGGCTGAGCTTACAGCAGGGACGCTGGGGggtttgtatcgtgaacctacggacttcagtgatggtttcattccgtctatacggGCAGGTGTGCGCCTTTTGTGAATCAAATCATGCTTGTGAAATTTATAGTCACAAGTAAAATgacaatattataataatagtctgatatatttatgtatttatttccaCGGGGGTTTTTGCATTTCACATTCAGCCTCTCGCCaccagggggggctgcagcccccccactTCCAGCGTCCATGGCTTACAGGAAGAGTTACAGCAATCTTGCACAGTATAAAGAGCGTTCTACTGGTCTTTCCTCATTTCATGACAGCTGCTATAAGAACAGCAAGTCACTTAAGAAATGAAATCGTTTTACTTAGCTTCGACTCTTGCAACAGGAGAAATCGTGGCTCTGTCTCCAAGAGTAGTGTCACGCTCTACTGAAGAGACCGGCAGATTTGAACCCAAAAGCACGACTCAGAGACAAGCAAATACAATGATGTTCAGTTTTTACTTCGTCAAGCAAAACAACGGGGACAGGGCGGagaacgtagtcggggacaggcaggatcgggaaaccgggacagaagacaggcgaacgaggatccagaaggtcgaggcggggaacgtagtcggggacaTGCAGGATCGGAAACCAGGACGaaagacaggcgaacgaggatccagaaggtcgaggcggggaacgtagtcggggacaTGCAGGATCGGGAAACGGGGAACAGGAGACAGGCAAATTGCTGGAGAGACTTGCATGAACCAAACAGCGAAGACAAAACTGGCACCAGGTGAACAGTGTTCAGCTAATTTATAGGCTCCACTAATCACCTGATGCAGCCCAGCTGCGAGGATGAAAGAGGCGAGGATGAAAGAGGAGTGGCAGACAGACCGTGACAAGTAGTCGCTGAGCTCTCATTTACCGAGAAGCAGCAGCACAGTGttttatggggtcagaacagtctcattaataatgaatgcacagagaaggattcacaaatgtattttgtgattgatgtataaattactctcttctcacaaatacatttcaatgcacacacagatggatatcggtatgtataaatgtaaaataaatccacaaataaaaataagtttcacaaacacatttctgatccacacacaaatgtgccttgttttaaataaatgtaatataaatccataaatatattaattaaaataatatttgcaattttcctcaaaaatgtatttggatgttgttgcatttatataaactgttaaacttgaattaacaagacgcttttcacttgtgaacttgtttgcatttgtgtgtgaactggactGTATTTATCTGTGGATTTTTTAGACTCTCCTGACGTAGcaagattcacaaatgcatttttttcaacaaggaactctgtAGCCAAttagatgcctccctcgttttcagccaatcacatgactgcagttccGATCTCtgatgcccctttcacaccgccgcaaaatcggggccggttccgggccagttcggagctagggccagggctttggtttcacaccgccaaagaaccggctccggcccctaaaaaccggttcaactctggccccactttagagctgggctagaactagaaccgcttttacgccgggggcagggggcggagttatccgaaccttcataaacaggaagaccaacgaagaccggcattttttaaaacaccgaagtaaacaatggacgtgaatccgtgtatggttcttttttgttttttctgattttgttttaaatcggaatattcaaagaacgaaccatacacggattgaatcgaagacgaaattgttgttgttgtgtttgaaactggcgcgagggttcttctgcgcgcctaacctgacgcttgatcattgtagtggtggttcaacgcgtcaacgcgccaacgcagctagatgagtccgtgtccatgcaagtgaacggagcgttccctcttcgtcataactatcaaaccaaacatccttcacattcaccgagcgaacattatgaaagtaaaatgcacatttctcgctaaaaatgtttccataaacgcatttaatggcgtaactatgttactatttccacccagaataaagaaagatgtcggccgtatgcttctgtccaagctcactagcggagacgtttgtagtgacgtcatgacgttgctcacgccggctctatggctggctctggccggtgtgaaaccaaccggttcttaactggggtaaggctggaaccagtttggaactggccctagcaccagcccggaactggctctcggttctttttggtgtgaaagcggcatgtgtccagcctccgagcctcccggttccctcTGTCAACTGtatatgggaaataacatgttttttttaatgatcgtacataacaatctctaggtgaagaagaagtaaaagctgcgtcacgtttagctacacactttttccatctagtttcgactgggttttgggtttttcggtgccgttaaagtagtaaacggcaccgacaatgtaaaaacccagtcactgcagtcatgtgattggctgaaaacgagggaggcatctgattggctacatagagttccttgttgaaaaaaatgcatgtgtgaatccagccacgtcaggagagtctcaaaaatccacagttcacacacaaatgcaaaaaatttcacaaatgaaaagcgtcttgtaaattcaagtttaacagtttgaatataaatgtaacaacatccaaatacatttagctgcaaattgcaaatatttttttaattcatatatttatggatttatattatattatttatttaaaacaagatacatttgtgtgtagatcagaaatgtgtttgtgaaacttatttttgtttatgaatacattttacatatatacataccgatccatttgtgtgtgcattgaaatgtgtaTGTGAGAAGAGAgacatttatatataaatcacaaaatacatttgtgaatccttctctgtgcattcattattaatgagactgttctgaccccatagtgTTTGGGTTAGCCGCTCTAAGTTACCCGTGTAGAACGTTGCGACAAATTAGTTCCGTAATTTCAGTAAAATCATAGTTATTTTACTTGGTCATCAcgggggggccacagggggggCCAGGGACATGTCTAAAGGGGCACTGGCCCCTGTAGGCCCCCGTGTAGAACCGCCATTGATGGCCCGTGTTGTAGCAATGTTCACTACCATGATAAAAGCAACCTGCAAATTCgtaggctgtgtgtgtactCGTGTGATATCCGTCTAGGAAGAATGGTCCATATTGAACCTCACTATGATTGAGAGCATGGTGAATCTCCACAATCCAAACCAAAACTCCAGGAAGGTTGTCAGCCCGACATCTAACCGGAGTACCctccatttaaataaataaattagaaacAGTTAAGTTACTATCTATTGCTTAATAAGGGAACAAAATGGTGATTTAGCTTATGGCGCACTTATGAAAGCCCTTGCGCATTAATATGAATTTTAAGAACTGGGTTTTGGTGGTTCCCCACATGCGTAAGATAATGTAATAATTGCAAAGCAAACAATTTCTGTTCCCTCTTTCTTCATTTGTCACATGAAGTTGTTCCCCATTTTGTTATGCTTTTCCATCATTGCCagtatgttatttttttatcatatcaatattaatttaaacaaaaataaataaatataaagagaagagtcgactctctctagctttcaattaaatcctgttattttttagttttaatccgactgtacattactttgaaaggatgaacctcagttttgtgatttagacctcacttgacctcactcccagaggtccatggtgcaatgtttttttcaccactgggatgctgacggcgttacccgcctacatttttttactttggcggccctcagtcaaatttttgggttcctaaatagGCCCTCAGCTgccaaaactttgagaacccctgttgTAGACCAACTTTCATATGGCAGTTAATCAACTTCCGAATGCAAGCTTTGTTCGACGAAAGTTtggaggctactgtttgtttgtttttatccccacgtcgcccggaagtgacgattctgtcgaccaatcaacggagggggtgtgtagctcgaattttccggcaccctttcaggcgtctcagtaccccaacggagatgtactgaagacgagggcaaaacgagtacggctcagtccgggtcacgcccacttttggcggtggaaacgcaatccgtaccgcacctttgcgaaccgaaccgtaccgcaccctgcagtggaaacgcagcAATAGAGGCTAGAGAAGGCCGGtacggtccccccccccccatccaccttcAACAACTGAGCGCAAGGCCGGTACGgtcttctcttctccccccccccccaaacaactTCAAGAGACCCCCACAAAGATCgaatcataactcgaaccctgcatggaagtataagttaacttcataaatatgaaagattgctccataATACATATAAGACCAACAACATAGTAAATCTATGTAGGCCTAGAAaaaaatacagttcaatgttattgattaagaaacagattccttccaactatttactaaaaatgcaatcaataatttatatacaaataaatggtaacATTTCGATCAgcaatgaggttggagtaggctacccacataaataattgtaatacaccaacattgttaactgccatacacagctaaacaatgataccgtaatgcaacCGTTCTtggtctttggatcttttgaataaatgtatCAATAAATGGCGAATCGCAATGTCGCAATCTAAAAATCCTGTTATCACTAAAACACTGTTagtgataaaaagtcaccacagtgctttaaaccatcaacgtcattcatgttaaaggtcccatggcatgaaaatctcactttatgaggttttctaacataaatatgagttcccctagcatgcttatggtcccccagtggccaAAAcg is a genomic window containing:
- the LOC130402992 gene encoding uncharacterized protein LOC130402992, with protein sequence MLKFSVVTLLLLSPCCWADEEAAVEDGRLGDLPVSELLERANSNLVRSAGEPVLTEGDIVVDEEAERNADPCTSSGCMWRPWTDGMVYIPYYINNQYSSREKAIITRGLESFSSFSCIRFRPSRSSDRDWISIESKGGCFSSIGRRGGGQVVSLARQGCLYHGTVQHELLHALGFNHEQTRSDRDQYIRVVLQNVQSGMEHNFRKKNTLNQGTSYDYNSVMQYHRYAFSKNNQPTMVPIPDANVSFGKATQMSRNDIARLNTLYKCYPDVVHVPGLRPHVLCLLCAEGVRREKVPSLGMSVGELLEKANRGRTLRPNGPVVVEGDIAIKTVSGRNADPCTAQGCLWKKWTDGLVYIPYYIANQYSPREKAIIIRGLESFSAVSCIRFRPTIQNDVEWLNIESESGCYSWVGRQGGKQVVSLARQGCLYHGTVQHELLHVLGFNHEQTRSDRDKYIRVAWENIIDDQKYNFNKLNTLNQGTPYDYSSVMQYERYAFSKNNQPTMIPIPNPNVAFGGSQEMSKNDIIRINNLYKC
- the fadd gene encoding protein FADD, translated to MSGDPFKQKLLQVSNQLTESQLKDLTFLCGFIGKARLEKITQGYELFEVLIERKKIQHDDAVFLSDLLTQVGRSDLSDLFTTGNLGPTAGPNDPRDAEGVNINLAAEVIADHLGRNWRKLARKLGLSEVKIKSIERRGQQMDLEELAMEVVREWRSTRRGEAKAEHLLVALRACEMNLTAEKVEERLREASEQ